A window of Zavarzinella sp. contains these coding sequences:
- a CDS encoding effector-associated domain EAD1-containing protein, whose translation MTGRQIEALRDALCSAFDQDSLDQMLCFRLDKDRERLVGSGPRQAVVFKVINVAVREGWLAQLLHAAKSCNPGNFDLRKFCEEHPELIGEGGAAYCSSGRAPATQDGSVDNFVPLSIGSSFEPFFSRGPGDNADWALVIRILNSGQRDVTVCRAVYFLDPQDLVPIIPDAKRSQVHSTGFEVKFGEQWKLFECSLKPGAETITYVPLRAKATAVELPHGRRGELLLDYLLDGRAAQHRAAL comes from the coding sequence GTGACTGGCAGACAGATTGAGGCACTTCGCGATGCGCTCTGTTCTGCATTTGACCAGGACTCCCTGGACCAGATGCTTTGCTTCCGCTTGGACAAGGACCGCGAACGGCTGGTAGGCTCGGGACCCCGACAGGCGGTCGTGTTCAAGGTGATCAATGTCGCAGTTCGTGAGGGTTGGCTGGCGCAACTCCTTCACGCCGCCAAGTCCTGCAACCCAGGCAACTTTGACTTGCGTAAGTTTTGCGAGGAACACCCAGAGTTAATCGGCGAGGGTGGGGCGGCGTACTGTTCCTCCGGGCGAGCACCCGCAACCCAAGACGGATCAGTCGACAACTTCGTACCCCTAAGCATCGGAAGCTCCTTTGAACCGTTCTTCTCACGTGGCCCCGGCGACAACGCTGACTGGGCGCTTGTGATCCGAATACTGAACTCGGGTCAGCGTGATGTCACAGTCTGCAGGGCGGTCTACTTCTTGGATCCTCAAGATCTTGTCCCGATCATTCCTGATGCAAAGCGCTCCCAGGTTCACAGTACGGGATTCGAGGTCAAGTTTGGTGAACAGTGGAAACTGTTCGAGTGTTCCTTGAAACCGGGGGCTGAGACAATTACGTACGTACCGCTTAGAGCTAAGGCGACGGCCGTCGAATTGCCACATGGACGGCGCGGCGAACTGCTTCTGGACTATCTCCTCGACGGACGGGCTGCGCAACACCGCGCGGCGCTGTAG
- a CDS encoding IS5 family transposase — protein MRAMLTPKIWAIFRPLVERAKRSAAGAKPKLTDLMFLEALLFLIRTGLPWRDLPSRFGDWNAVYQRFKRWRENNVFQRLFEDMPKDTPLENIKRIFIDSSVVRAHQHAAGAAKTGDDDDQDLGRSRGGLSTKIHVACLDENTLIAVEVTPGQAGDAPEFDNLFDESITQVPDIEEVVADKAYDSDRIRSKVIEEGDIPVHIPNKSNAKEEWPIDKEAYKSRNKIERFFNKLKQFRRIATRYDKLSDCFLSFIHLAATFIKCRSFVNRT, from the coding sequence ATGAGAGCAATGCTTACACCCAAAATTTGGGCAATTTTTAGGCCATTGGTCGAACGAGCCAAGAGATCCGCTGCTGGGGCAAAGCCAAAACTTACTGATCTTATGTTCCTTGAGGCACTGTTATTTCTTATCAGAACTGGGCTTCCTTGGAGAGATTTACCTTCAAGATTTGGCGACTGGAATGCAGTTTATCAGCGGTTCAAACGTTGGCGTGAAAACAATGTTTTTCAGCGACTTTTTGAGGACATGCCGAAAGATACACCACTGGAAAACATCAAACGAATATTCATCGATAGCTCAGTAGTTCGAGCACATCAACATGCTGCTGGCGCGGCAAAAACTGGTGACGACGATGATCAGGATCTTGGGAGAAGTAGAGGGGGATTGAGTACGAAGATTCACGTTGCATGTCTTGACGAAAACACGTTAATCGCAGTGGAAGTAACTCCTGGACAAGCTGGAGATGCACCTGAATTCGACAATCTGTTTGATGAAAGCATCACACAAGTTCCTGATATCGAGGAAGTTGTTGCAGATAAAGCTTATGATAGCGATAGAATCCGATCAAAAGTGATCGAAGAAGGGGATATTCCAGTACATATCCCAAACAAATCAAATGCGAAGGAAGAATGGCCAATCGACAAAGAAGCTTACAAAAGCCGGAACAAAATAGAAAGATTCTTTAATAAATTGAAGCAATTTCGAAGAATTGCAACTCGATACGACAAATTGTCAGACTGCTTTCTGAGCTTCATTCATCTGGCTGCTACGTTCATCAAATGCCGTTCATTCGTCAACAGAACCTAG